The proteins below come from a single Chiloscyllium punctatum isolate Juve2018m chromosome 18, sChiPun1.3, whole genome shotgun sequence genomic window:
- the LOC140489429 gene encoding protein phosphatase 1 regulatory subunit 15B-like, with amino-acid sequence MVQSSSLIYPLSGHSSEESALQRKTIIPEDPLPLRMEASPVHLVILPAATGQVAGGGQRDSVSTCTNPYVQSIIVSMEPTRQSGEEDDWLSDSEDDAVSSEWSVDGEDDYSSYEQSDESEADELWNSFFDHDPYNPMNFSALTWQQSRGTNKQNYNDSKPCDAQEAENNTDSFGQNTDLSKSRSVSVCAAINQSTDSREIRDQSTELPEEVNVPSPGSKPLQLDNEDCSIQSVKPKTSKSDGKPVKKVRFSPVVTVHSMIAWDFAYRAARKGPWEQYARDRSRFQRRITEAEAVISPCFNPDHRNCVWNKLAGVQTFL; translated from the exons atggTGCAGAGCAGCAGCCTCATTTACCCACTGTCTGGGCACAGCAGTGAGGAGTCAGCCCTGCAGAGAAAGACCATCATTCCTGAGGACCCCCTACCCCTGAGGATGGAAGCCTCGCCAGTTCACCTGGTCATTCTCCCTGCAGCCACTGGACAGGTGGCTGGGGGAGGTCAGAGGGACTCAGTGTCCACTTGTACCAATCCATACGTCCAGTCAATTATTGTATCGATGGAGCCAACTCGGCAATCAGGGGAGGAAGATGATTGGCTCAGTGACTCGGAGGATGATGCTGTGTCCAGTGAGTGGTCTGTCGATGGTGAAGATGATTATTCTAGTTACGAACAAAGTGATGAAAGTGAAGCTGATGAGCTTTGGAACTCCTTTTTTGACCATGACCCTTACAATCCCATGAATTTTTCAGCCCTGACCTGGCAGCAGAGCAGAGGAACTAATAAACAGAATTATAATGACTCAAAACCATGTGATGCTCAAGAGGCTGAGAATAATACTGACTCATTTGGTCAAAATACTGATCTCTCTAAGTCacggagtgtgtctgtctgtgctgCTATAAATCAATCCACTGATAGCAGAGAGATCAGAGACCAAAGCACtgagctaccagaggaggtgAATGTACCCAGTCCTGGTTCAAAACCACTCCAACTCGACAATGAAGACTGTTCCATCCAAAGTGTGAAACCAAAAACATCCAAGTCAGATGGAAAACCTGTCAAAAAG GTTCGATTCTCTCCTGTGGTAACAGTGCATTCAATGATTGCATGGGATTTTGCCTATCGAGCTGCTCGGAAGGGTCCTTGGGAACAGTATGCACGGGACCGCAGTAGATTCCAGCGTAGGATTACTGAAGCAGAGGCCGTGATCAGCCCCTGTTTCAATCCGGATCACCGGAACTGTGTGTGGAATAAGCTAGCTGGAGTTCAAACATTCCTGTGA
- the LOC140489129 gene encoding LOW QUALITY PROTEIN: nucleobindin-1-like (The sequence of the model RefSeq protein was modified relative to this genomic sequence to represent the inferred CDS: deleted 2 bases in 2 codons), with product MGLWVYLSVSEFLKRISEMELCWCLLFSLIVSAVAVPIDRTKKKDENQIKPDSTDTGLYYDRYLREVIDVLETDTHFREKLQTADVEDIKSGKLSTELDLVSHHIRTRLDELKRQEVSRLRMLIRAKMDAEQGENVQIDHLNLLKQIEHLDPKNSHTFEARDLELLIRAATKDLENYDQAHHEEFKRYEMLKEHERREYLKTLDGEKRQMEEARFKELKQKHKEHPKVNVPGSRDQLKEVWEETDGLDPNEFDPKTFFKLHDTNSDGVLDEQELEALFTKELEKVYDPKNEEDDMMEMEEERLRMREHVMNEVDTNKDRLVSLEEFLKSTEKKEFLQPEEWETLDETQIYTEEELRQYEKELSQQETELNLKVEQLRKEQEDLQRRQDELDAQKKEYQQALLQMEQKKSQQKAEAPPSGPEGQLKFQPPEARADVQAPVNEPAQVQPEVETLDRAPGHRVDQPAVPGHDTQPGENRPDGAVPQ from the exons ATGGGGCTCTGGGTGTATTTATCTGTTTCTGA GTTTCTGAAACGAATCTCAGAAATGGAGCTG TGCTGGTGTCTTCTCTTCAGCCTCATAGTGTCAGCTGTGGCCGTGCCCATCGAC CGAAcaaagaaaaaagatgaaaatcaAATCAAACCGGACTCAACG GACACTGGTTTATATTATGATCGATATCTCCGCGAAGTGATCGACGTGTTGGAGACTGATACCCATTTCCGTGAGAAACTGCAGACGGCGGATGTAGAGGATATAAAG AGTGGCAAGCTGAGCACAGAGCTGGATTTAGTCAGTCACCATATCCGCACAAGGCTAGATGAGCTGAAACGACAAGAGGTGTCCAGGTTACGGATGCTCATCAGGGCCAAAATGGATGCTGAGCAGGGAGAGA ATGTACAGATCGACCACCTGAACCTGCTGAAGCAGATCGAACATCTGGACCCAAAGAACTCCCACACTTTCGAAGCTCGAGACCTAGAGCTACTGATCCGAGCG GCCACGAAGGACCTGGAGAATTATGACCAGGCCCATCACGAGGAGTTCAAACGTTACGAGATGCTGAAGGAACACGAGAGGAGGGAGTACCTGAAGACTCTGGATGgggagaagcggcagatggaggaGGCTCGGTTCAAAGAATTGAAACAGAAACATAAGGAGCACCCAAAAGTGAATGTTCCG GGAAGTCGGGATCAGCTGAAGGAAGTTTGGGAAGAGACGGATGGGCTGGATCCAAATGAGTTTGATCCGAAAACCTTCTTCAAACTGCACG ACACAAACAGTGATGGTGTGTTGGATGAGCAGGAGCTGGAAGCTTTGTTCACCAAAGAG CTGGAGAAAGTGTATGACCCAAAAAACGAGGAGGATGACatgatggagatggaggaggaACGACTTCGGATGCGGGAGCACGTGATGAACGAG GTCGATACAAACAAGGATCGGCTAGTCAGCCTCGAGGAGTTCCTCAAATCCACGGAGAAGAAGGAATTCCTGCAGCCAGAGGAATGGGAG ACGCTGGATGAAACTCAGATCTACACTGAGGAGGAGCTGCGGCAGTATGAGAAGGAGCTGAGCCAACAGGAGACTGAACTCAATCTGAAGGTGGAGCAGCTCAGAAAGGAGCAGGAGGATTTACAGCGAAGACAAGACGAGCTGGACGCTCAGAAGAAGGAATATCAGCAG GCCTTGCTACAGATGGAGCAGAAGAAATCCCAGCAGAAAGCTGAAGCCCCCCCATCCGGTCCTGAAGGTCAGCTCAAGTTCCAGCCACCAGAGGCACGTGCAG ATGTCCAAGCTCCAGTGAATGAGCCAGCTCAGGTCCAGCCAGAGGTGGAGACACTGGACCGTGCACCTGGTCACCGAGTGGACCAACCAGCTGTACCAGGCCATGATACACAGCCTGGAGAGAACCGGCCAGATGGAGCTGTTCCTCAATAA